TGTTGACGTAATCGTAAGCGAAGCCCCATTGCTTCCAGTCGGCGGCGTTCGCTTGCGATGCAAAAGGATCGCTGGGTACGGAAGAAATATAGGACACGGGAGTCGTCATGCGGTAGAAGCGGATTTCGTTTGGGTGAAAGTTATCTCCGCTGCCCGCCACCCGCGCCTGGTTGCACGTGGGATAATCGTTGCAATCCATCCGGTACATTTCCAAGGCCGTGGATAACGATTTCATGTCCGATACGCAGCGGGCGATCTTGGCGCGGACTTGGGCGTTGAGAAAATTCGGCACCGCAATCGCTGCCAGAATTCCAATAATGGCTACGACAATCAACAACTCAATCAATGTGAAGCCTTTTCGTTTGTAATGAACTTTCATCGTACTTTCCTCCATACACATAGATTAGCAAATAAAAAACCGATCTTCATTGATCGGCCTTCATTCCAATTGGCTTAAAATGCAGGCTGCTATCAACGAATTGGCAGCTAAACATATTAATAAATCCCAAAGCAATTTTAACAATCAATCCTTTTTTTCCTACCCTTAACAGCCTATTTAATGTAAAAACTTATCAAGAAATTCCGTTTTAAAACGCATAACGGGCGCGATTGACGTAGACGTACCACTCCAGGAAAATCGCTAGAAGGCCAAGAATCGCAAGCCAGCGCCAGATTTCCTGGTTGGATTGCGTCGCCGCCGCTTCCCCTTCGATCTCCTCTCCCTCTTCCAATTGCAAACTGACTTTCGGTTCGATCGAGGACTCCTCCGGTGAGAGCAGGTTGACGGCGTATTGGCTCTGCAATCGATCGTTTATCATAAATTGATAAATTCCCGCCTTATCCGTATCCCCGAAATAAACCGGCGCGCCTCCGGCAAAAGCGAGGGGGCGCGGCGCCAAGGGCGGCGGCGGAACGAACGACGCTTGCTGGATGGGAATATCCGGCGCTTCCAACGCGATGATGTCGCTTGTCCGCTTCATAAGCGAGGAGGGGCCTTTGTCCGTGATGAACCAATTCAGCAGGTTGGAAAAGAAGATGGGATACGATACCCTCAGCGGCCAATTGGAGTCGTAGAGATCGAAGGCGGCGACCAGCCCCTTGATCTTCTCCTGTTGAAAAGCCGCGATCAGCGCGGTTTGGCGCGATTCGGCGATGATGTCTACCCACGAGGGCGTCCCCATATTGCGGCATTTGGAGATGATGAGATTGTCCAGGTTGACGTGCCGCGTCAGCGGGTGGAACC
This sequence is a window from Candidatus Omnitrophota bacterium. Protein-coding genes within it:
- a CDS encoding prepilin-type N-terminal cleavage/methylation domain-containing protein, with the protein product MKVHYKRKGFTLIELLIVVAIIGILAAIAVPNFLNAQVRAKIARCVSDMKSLSTALEMYRMDCNDYPTCNQARVAGSGDNFHPNEIRFYRMTTPVSYISSVPSDPFASQANAADWKQWGFAYDYVNNYGSDHNGGWGHVWRLNSWGPDNVNGWGGQRDGKCVNGKPDFVYQASNGLVSKGDIVWVGAKDSKTTNFCDIENGY